Proteins from one Streptomyces sp. NBC_00289 genomic window:
- a CDS encoding YraN family protein: MNADQTRRALGRYGEDLAARRLTEAGMTVLERNWRCGRTGEIDIVARDGDVLVVCEVKTRRTGVFEHPMAAVTPDKAQRLRGLAERWIQTHGGAPPGGVRIDLVGVVLPRRGAAVVEHARGVA, translated from the coding sequence ATGAACGCCGATCAGACACGCAGGGCACTGGGCAGGTACGGCGAGGATCTCGCCGCGCGGCGGCTGACCGAGGCCGGGATGACGGTGCTGGAGCGCAACTGGCGCTGCGGCCGGACCGGAGAGATCGACATCGTGGCACGGGACGGTGACGTCCTGGTCGTGTGCGAGGTCAAGACGCGCAGGACGGGTGTTTTCGAGCACCCCATGGCCGCGGTGACCCCCGACAAGGCGCAGCGGCTGCGCGGCCTCGCCGAACGCTGGATCCAGACCCACGGCGGCGCTCCACCGGGAGGCGTCCGCATCGACCTCGTGGGCGTCGTCCTGCCCCGGCGCGGAGCCGCCGTGGTCGAGCACGCGCGAGGGGTGGCC
- a CDS encoding DUF2469 domain-containing protein — protein sequence MSAEDLEKYETEMELKLYREYRDVVGLFKYVIETERRFYLTNDYEMQVHSVQGEVFFEVSMADAWVWDMYRPARFVKQVRVLTFKDVNIEELNKSDLELPGG from the coding sequence ATGAGCGCCGAGGACCTCGAGAAGTACGAGACCGAGATGGAGCTGAAGCTCTACCGGGAGTACCGCGATGTCGTCGGTCTGTTCAAATACGTGATCGAGACCGAGCGGCGTTTCTACCTCACCAACGACTACGAGATGCAGGTGCACTCGGTCCAGGGTGAGGTGTTCTTCGAGGTGTCGATGGCGGACGCCTGGGTGTGGGACATGTATCGGCCGGCGCGCTTCGTGAAGCAGGTGCGCGTGCTGACGTTCAAGGACGTGAACATCGAGGAGCTCAACAAGAGCGACCTCGAGCTGCCGGGCGGGTGA
- a CDS encoding NUDIX hydrolase encodes MPAEATGTGEGAHTDEGGLRRVARVVLLDPQDRILLLHGHEPDDPADDWWFTPGGGVEGDETREEAARRELVEETGITEVELGPVLWRRTCSFPFAGRRWDQDEWYYLARTTQTVVEAAGLTELERRSVAGARWWTCQELTRARETVYPTRLAELLRRLLDEGPPAGPVTLDTEIV; translated from the coding sequence GTGCCCGCTGAGGCCACCGGGACCGGCGAGGGCGCGCACACGGACGAGGGCGGGCTGCGCAGGGTGGCCCGGGTGGTGCTGCTCGACCCGCAGGACCGCATCCTGCTGTTGCACGGACACGAGCCGGACGATCCGGCGGACGACTGGTGGTTCACCCCCGGCGGCGGGGTGGAGGGCGACGAGACCCGTGAAGAGGCCGCTCGCAGGGAACTCGTGGAGGAGACCGGCATCACCGAGGTCGAGCTGGGCCCGGTGCTGTGGCGGCGGACGTGCTCCTTCCCCTTCGCGGGGCGCCGCTGGGACCAGGACGAGTGGTACTACCTGGCCCGTACGACGCAGACGGTCGTCGAGGCCGCCGGCCTCACCGAACTGGAGCGACGCAGCGTCGCCGGAGCGCGCTGGTGGACGTGTCAGGAACTGACCCGGGCACGTGAGACGGTGTATCCGACCAGACTCGCCGAGCTGCTGCGCAGGCTGCTCGACGAAGGTCCCCCGGCCGGGCCCGTGACCCTGGACACCGAAATCGTCTAG
- the lepB gene encoding signal peptidase I: MGGESATRTAPRSGGTDKGPVGSRTGQRLSGLAVALGLLLFLGGFGWGAVVYRPYTVPTSSMSPTIAAGDRVMAERVDGSEVRRGDVVVFTDKTWVSNAAVVKRVVAVGGDTVACCTNGKLTVNGKQIEEPYLPKGSLAEITDFPTVTVPKGRLFLLGDERQGSLDSTAHLADAAGGTVSRTAVSARVDAVVWPMNGMLKRPTGFETLGTLSTPGPLRAVVALIIAGAVLILGGGAYGPIAKRMGGARARTGTEPAGAR, translated from the coding sequence ATGGGTGGCGAGAGTGCGACGCGTACGGCCCCGCGCAGCGGCGGCACAGACAAGGGCCCGGTGGGCAGCCGGACCGGACAGCGGTTGTCCGGTCTGGCTGTGGCGCTGGGCCTGCTGCTGTTTCTCGGGGGGTTCGGCTGGGGAGCGGTGGTCTACCGGCCGTACACGGTGCCCACCAGTTCGATGAGTCCGACCATCGCCGCGGGCGACCGCGTGATGGCGGAGCGCGTCGACGGTTCAGAGGTGCGTCGCGGTGACGTCGTGGTGTTCACGGACAAGACCTGGGTGAGCAACGCCGCCGTGGTCAAGCGCGTGGTCGCGGTCGGCGGCGACACGGTCGCCTGCTGCACGAACGGCAAGCTGACCGTCAACGGCAAGCAGATCGAGGAACCGTATCTGCCCAAGGGGAGCCTGGCCGAGATCACGGACTTCCCGACCGTGACGGTGCCTAAGGGCCGGCTGTTCCTGCTCGGTGACGAGCGCCAGGGATCACTGGACTCCACGGCCCACCTGGCCGACGCGGCCGGGGGCACCGTCTCCCGTACCGCGGTGTCGGCCCGAGTCGACGCGGTCGTGTGGCCCATGAACGGGATGCTGAAGCGACCGACCGGCTTCGAGACGCTCGGCACCCTCTCCACGCCGGGACCGCTCCGGGCGGTGGTGGCCCTGATTATCGCCGGCGCCGTGCTCATCCTCGGCGGTGGCGCGTACGGCCCGATCGCCAAGCGGATGGGCGGCGCCCGGGCCCGTACGGGGACGGAGCCGGCCGGTGCCCGCTGA
- the lepB gene encoding signal peptidase I, with amino-acid sequence MGDVAVGARSGHDGEEHRGRPVEADAPAADGAVTFGSDAGATEDGPGTGEEPRTQGPEGEGPGDSARGPKKPRSFWKELPILIGIALVLALLIKTFLVQAFSIPSDSMQNTLQQGDRVLVDKLTPWFGSEPERGEVVVFHDPDNWLAGEPTANPNAVQTFLSWIGLMPSAEEKDLIKRVIGVGGDTVSCKGTGPLKVNGKALNESSYVYAGNTPCSVDDQGGQFTVKVPKGSIWVMGDHRQNSRDSRYNQADEHKGMVPVKEVVGRAVVKAWPINRWGTLPVPDTFDQPGLNDQSSASAALTVAPNGIALVGVVPVALWRRRRTAVAETR; translated from the coding sequence GTGGGGGATGTTGCGGTTGGCGCACGGTCCGGACACGACGGCGAGGAGCACCGCGGACGCCCCGTGGAAGCGGACGCCCCGGCCGCGGACGGCGCCGTGACCTTCGGGAGTGACGCCGGAGCGACGGAGGACGGACCGGGCACGGGTGAGGAGCCGAGGACACAGGGACCCGAGGGCGAGGGTCCGGGAGACTCGGCCCGGGGGCCGAAGAAGCCCCGCTCCTTCTGGAAGGAGCTGCCGATCCTGATCGGCATCGCGCTCGTGCTCGCGTTGCTGATCAAGACGTTCCTGGTGCAGGCGTTCTCGATTCCTTCCGACTCGATGCAGAACACCCTCCAGCAGGGTGACCGCGTCCTCGTCGACAAGTTGACCCCGTGGTTCGGCTCCGAGCCGGAGCGCGGCGAGGTCGTCGTCTTCCACGACCCCGACAACTGGCTGGCCGGCGAGCCGACGGCGAACCCGAACGCCGTGCAGACCTTCCTCAGCTGGATCGGCCTCATGCCGTCCGCGGAGGAGAAGGACCTGATCAAGCGCGTCATCGGGGTGGGCGGCGACACCGTCTCGTGCAAGGGCACCGGCCCGCTGAAGGTCAACGGCAAGGCGCTGAACGAGTCGTCGTACGTGTACGCGGGCAACACTCCGTGCAGCGTCGACGACCAGGGCGGCCAGTTCACGGTGAAGGTCCCCAAGGGCTCCATCTGGGTGATGGGCGACCACCGGCAGAACTCGCGCGACTCCCGCTACAACCAGGCGGACGAGCACAAGGGCATGGTCCCGGTGAAGGAGGTCGTCGGCCGCGCCGTGGTCAAGGCCTGGCCGATCAACCGCTGGGGCACGCTGCCGGTTCCCGACACCTTCGACCAGCCCGGTCTGAACGACCAGTCGTCGGCCTCCGCCGCCCTGACGGTGGCACCGAACGGCATCGCGCTCGTCGGCGTGGTCCCGGTGGCGCTGTGGCGTCGCAGGAGGACGGCCGTCGCCGAGACCCGCTGA
- the lepB gene encoding signal peptidase I, with translation MGNRGRRRGTGVSAAEDLLPTGSRRAAGSAAGRSRADRRKLQRKVKRRRRRSAVKEIPLLVGVAVLIALVLKTFLLQAFVIPSGSMEQTIRIGDRVLVDKFTPWFGSEPKRGDVVVFKDPGGWLQDEQTTTKKDDPIVVKQVKEGLTFIGLLPSDNEKDLIKRVVGVGGDRVKCCDAQGRVTVNGVPLEEGAYLYPGNVPSESEFDITVPQGRLWVMGDHRGNSADSRAHQNTDYGGTVSLDSVVGRAKVIAWPLGHWTSLDEPKTFASVSDSAAGSTAAPELSHRVASEDLNGMIRLPSPAELPLVMGVVGLRRVWGRQRHRVRSWRGGCCGWRTVRTRRRGAPRTPRGSGRPGRGRRRDLRE, from the coding sequence ATGGGTAACCGGGGCAGACGGCGCGGTACGGGCGTCAGCGCGGCCGAGGACCTGCTGCCCACCGGCTCCCGGCGCGCCGCCGGATCGGCCGCCGGCCGCTCGCGCGCCGACCGGCGCAAGCTCCAGCGCAAGGTCAAGCGGCGCCGCAGGCGCAGCGCGGTCAAGGAGATACCCCTCCTGGTCGGCGTCGCGGTCCTCATCGCGCTCGTCCTGAAGACCTTCCTTCTCCAGGCGTTCGTCATCCCGTCCGGCTCGATGGAGCAGACGATCCGGATCGGCGACCGTGTCCTGGTCGACAAGTTCACCCCCTGGTTCGGCTCCGAGCCCAAGCGCGGGGACGTCGTCGTCTTCAAGGACCCCGGCGGCTGGCTCCAGGACGAGCAGACCACCACCAAGAAGGACGACCCCATCGTCGTCAAGCAGGTCAAGGAGGGGCTCACCTTCATCGGCCTGCTGCCGTCCGACAATGAGAAGGACCTCATCAAGCGGGTCGTCGGCGTCGGCGGCGACCGGGTCAAGTGCTGTGACGCCCAGGGCCGGGTCACCGTCAACGGCGTGCCCCTGGAGGAGGGGGCGTACCTGTATCCGGGAAACGTCCCCTCCGAATCGGAGTTCGACATCACCGTGCCGCAGGGGCGGTTGTGGGTGATGGGCGACCACCGGGGAAACTCCGCCGACTCCCGCGCGCACCAGAACACCGACTACGGCGGCACGGTCTCCCTCGACTCGGTGGTGGGCCGTGCCAAGGTCATCGCCTGGCCGCTCGGACACTGGACCTCACTGGACGAACCGAAAACCTTCGCTTCGGTGTCCGACTCGGCAGCCGGGTCGACCGCGGCTCCCGAACTGTCGCATAGGGTTGCCTCCGAGGATCTCAACGGAATGATCCGACTCCCGAGCCCTGCGGAACTCCCGCTCGTTATGGGAGTGGTGGGCCTGCGCCGCGTCTGGGGCAGGCAGCGGCACAGAGTGAGGAGTTGGCGTGGGGGATGTTGCGGTTGGCGCACGGTCCGGACACGACGGCGAGGAGCACCGCGGACGCCCCGTGGAAGCGGACGCCCCGGCCGCGGACGGCGCCGTGACCTTCGGGAGTGA
- the lepB gene encoding signal peptidase I: MDTEAQPTERDRSSRPQGSETSDPKEPEGRSRFALVSRITDWLPGGRITLTFLVCLLFLLVLNTFVVQPFQIPSGSMESGLRIGDRVLVNKLAYRFGAEPRRGDVVVFDGTGYFGDADYIKRVVGVGGDHVVCCDEEGRVRVNGRPVDESTFLYPGDSPSTVPFDLAVPDGTLFVLGDHRSDSSDSRDHLGSPGGGMIPVGEVVGRADWIVWPTAHWTRLQRPGAYARVPAPDGAHG; this comes from the coding sequence ATGGACACCGAAGCACAGCCGACGGAGCGCGACCGCTCCTCCCGCCCTCAGGGATCCGAGACCTCGGACCCGAAGGAGCCGGAGGGACGGTCGCGTTTCGCGTTGGTGTCGAGGATCACCGACTGGCTCCCCGGCGGGCGGATCACGCTGACCTTCCTGGTCTGCCTGCTGTTTTTGCTCGTCCTCAACACATTCGTGGTGCAGCCCTTCCAGATTCCCAGCGGATCCATGGAATCCGGATTGAGGATCGGGGACCGGGTTCTCGTAAATAAGTTGGCGTACCGTTTTGGTGCCGAGCCGCGGCGCGGCGACGTCGTCGTGTTCGACGGCACGGGCTACTTCGGGGACGCGGACTACATCAAACGCGTTGTGGGTGTGGGGGGAGACCACGTGGTCTGCTGTGACGAGGAGGGGAGGGTCCGGGTGAACGGCCGGCCGGTCGACGAGTCGACTTTCCTGTACCCCGGTGACAGTCCGTCCACGGTGCCCTTCGACCTCGCGGTGCCCGACGGCACCCTTTTCGTGCTCGGCGACCACCGCAGCGACTCCAGCGACTCCCGCGACCACCTCGGTTCACCGGGCGGCGGCATGATCCCGGTCGGGGAGGTCGTCGGCCGCGCCGACTGGATCGTGTGGCCCACCGCCCACTGGACCCGCCTGCAGCGGCCCGGCGCCTACGCGCGCGTGCCCGCCCCGGACGGTGCCCATGGGTAA
- the rplS gene encoding 50S ribosomal protein L19 — translation MAHLLDSVDSASLRTDIPAFRPGDTVNVHVRVIEGNRSRVQQFKGVVIRRQGAGVRETFTVRKVSFSVGVERTFPVHTPIVEKIELVSRGDVRRAKLYYLRELRGKAAKIKEKRDR, via the coding sequence ATGGCTCACCTGCTCGACTCCGTCGACTCCGCATCGCTGCGGACCGACATCCCGGCCTTCCGCCCGGGTGACACCGTCAACGTCCACGTCCGCGTCATCGAGGGCAACCGCTCTCGTGTGCAGCAGTTCAAGGGCGTCGTCATCCGCCGCCAGGGCGCCGGTGTCCGCGAGACCTTCACGGTCCGCAAGGTCTCGTTCTCCGTCGGCGTCGAGCGCACCTTCCCGGTGCACACCCCGATCGTCGAGAAGATCGAGCTCGTCAGCCGCGGTGACGTGCGTCGCGCGAAGCTCTACTACCTGCGCGAGCTGCGCGGCAAGGCCGCGAAGATCAAGGAGAAGCGCGACCGCTGA
- the trmD gene encoding tRNA (guanosine(37)-N1)-methyltransferase TrmD, translating into MRLDVVTIFPEYLEPLNVSLVGKARARGQLNVHVHDLRSWTYDRHNTVDDTPYGGGPGMVMKTEPWGDALDSVLADGYETGSHAPALVVPTPSGRPFTQELAVELSERPWLVFTPARYEGIDRRVVDEYAARMPVYEVSIGDYVLAGGEAAVLVVTEAVARLLPGVLGNAESHRDDSFAPGAMANLLEGPVYTKPPEWRGQGIPDVLLSGHHGKIARWRRDEALRRTAANRPDLIERCEPKAFDKKDREMLSILGWAPDPEGESHGRFWRRPEGMEQ; encoded by the coding sequence ATGCGGCTCGACGTCGTCACGATCTTCCCGGAGTACCTGGAGCCGCTGAACGTCTCCCTCGTCGGCAAGGCACGCGCGCGTGGACAGCTGAACGTGCACGTGCACGACCTGCGCTCCTGGACGTACGACCGGCACAACACCGTCGACGACACCCCGTACGGCGGCGGTCCCGGCATGGTGATGAAGACCGAGCCGTGGGGCGACGCCCTGGACTCCGTGCTGGCCGACGGCTACGAGACGGGCTCCCACGCGCCGGCCCTCGTCGTCCCCACACCCAGCGGCCGCCCCTTCACCCAGGAACTCGCCGTCGAACTTTCCGAGCGCCCGTGGCTGGTCTTCACGCCGGCTCGCTACGAGGGCATCGACCGCCGTGTCGTCGACGAGTACGCCGCCCGGATGCCCGTGTACGAGGTGTCCATCGGCGACTACGTCCTGGCCGGCGGTGAGGCGGCCGTGCTCGTCGTCACCGAGGCCGTGGCGCGGCTGCTGCCCGGTGTCCTGGGCAACGCCGAGTCGCACCGGGACGACTCCTTCGCGCCGGGAGCGATGGCCAACCTCCTGGAGGGGCCCGTCTACACCAAGCCGCCCGAGTGGCGCGGCCAGGGCATCCCGGACGTGCTGCTCAGCGGGCACCACGGCAAGATCGCCCGCTGGCGCCGCGACGAGGCGCTGCGGCGTACCGCGGCCAACCGGCCCGACCTCATCGAGCGATGCGAGCCCAAGGCCTTCGACAAGAAGGACCGCGAGATGCTCTCCATCCTGGGCTGGGCCCCGGACCCCGAGGGGGAGTCCCACGGCCGATTTTGGCGCAGGCCAGAGGGCATGGAACAATAG
- the rimM gene encoding ribosome maturation factor RimM (Essential for efficient processing of 16S rRNA), whose amino-acid sequence MQLVVARVGRAHGIKGEVTVEVRTDEPELRLAPGAVLATDPASTGPLTIETGRVHSGRLLLRFAGVRDRNAAEALRNTLLIAEVDPEALPEEEDEYYDHQLMDLDVVTKDGVEVGRITEISHLPSQDLFVVERPDGTEVLIPFVEQIVTEIDLTEQRAVIDPPPGLIDDRAEIASSRDESGEEA is encoded by the coding sequence GTGCAGCTGGTAGTCGCTCGCGTCGGCCGCGCCCACGGCATCAAGGGCGAGGTCACCGTCGAGGTACGCACCGACGAGCCGGAACTGAGGCTCGCCCCCGGCGCCGTCCTGGCCACCGACCCGGCCTCGACCGGACCGCTGACCATCGAGACGGGCCGCGTCCACAGTGGCCGCCTCCTGCTGCGCTTCGCGGGCGTGCGTGACCGCAACGCCGCCGAGGCGCTGCGCAACACCCTGCTGATCGCCGAGGTGGATCCGGAGGCTCTCCCCGAGGAGGAGGACGAGTACTACGACCACCAGCTGATGGACCTGGACGTGGTGACCAAGGACGGCGTCGAGGTGGGCCGGATCACCGAGATCTCGCACCTGCCCTCCCAGGACCTCTTCGTCGTGGAGCGGCCGGACGGCACGGAGGTGCTGATCCCGTTCGTCGAGCAGATCGTCACCGAGATCGACCTGACGGAGCAGCGCGCGGTCATCGACCCGCCCCCCGGCCTGATCGACGACCGGGCCGAGATCGCCTCCTCGAGGGACGAGTCCGGGGAAGAGGCGTGA
- a CDS encoding RNA-binding protein, whose product MLEEALEHLVKGIVDNPDDVQVASRDLRRGRVLEVRVHPDDLGKVIGRNGRTARALRTVVGAIGGRGVRVDLVDVDHVR is encoded by the coding sequence ATGCTCGAGGAGGCTCTCGAGCACCTCGTGAAGGGCATCGTCGACAACCCCGACGATGTGCAGGTCGCCTCGCGTGACCTGCGCCGCGGGCGCGTGCTCGAGGTCCGGGTCCATCCCGACGACCTCGGCAAGGTGATCGGTCGCAACGGCCGTACCGCTCGTGCCCTGCGCACCGTCGTGGGCGCCATCGGCGGCCGCGGAGTCCGTGTCGACCTCGTCGACGTGGACCACGTCCGCTGA
- the rpsP gene encoding 30S ribosomal protein S16 has protein sequence MAVKIKLKRLGKIRAPHYRIVVADSRTRRDGRAIEEIGLYHPVQNPSRMEVDADRVAYWLSVGAQPTEPVLAILKKTGDWQKFKGEPAPAPLLQPAPKAARPLFEALGGDDEGKGEAITQKKKAEKKDEATAESSASAPTEA, from the coding sequence GTGGCAGTCAAGATCAAGCTGAAGCGTCTGGGCAAGATCCGCGCGCCTCACTACCGCATCGTCGTCGCCGACTCCCGTACCCGCCGTGACGGCCGGGCCATCGAGGAGATCGGCCTGTACCACCCGGTGCAGAACCCCTCGCGCATGGAGGTCGACGCGGACCGCGTGGCCTACTGGCTCTCCGTCGGCGCGCAGCCGACCGAGCCCGTGCTCGCGATCCTGAAGAAGACCGGCGACTGGCAGAAGTTCAAGGGCGAGCCCGCCCCGGCTCCGCTGCTGCAGCCGGCCCCGAAGGCCGCGCGTCCGCTGTTCGAAGCCCTTGGTGGCGACGACGAGGGCAAGGGTGAGGCCATCACCCAGAAGAAGAAGGCCGAGAAGAAGGACGAGGCCACCGCTGAGTCCTCTGCGTCTGCGCCGACCGAGGCCTGA
- a CDS encoding His/Gly/Thr/Pro-type tRNA ligase C-terminal domain-containing protein produces MAKAPVLTPRADDFPRWYQDLINKAELADNGPVRGSMVIRPYGYGLWERMQQEMDARIKETGTQNAYFPVLIPQSYLAREADHVEGFAPELAVVTHGGGKELEEPAVVRPTSEMIINEYFAKWVQSYRDLPLLINQWANVVRWELRPRLFLRTSEFLWQEGHTAHATYEEARDFASHIHREVYEDLGQNFAKAFNTRYLSREGRQELVWQTSWGSTTRMIGALVMMHGDDNGLRVPPNLAQIQVVVLAIKGDEPVLAKVREIGDRLKAAGVRVRVDDRTDIPFGRRAVDWELKGVPVRIEVGPRDLENGTAMLARRIPGGKEPVAVDALVGLLPGVLEEDQALLLKQSRERRLSRTSEVSTIEEAVEAAGAGGWARIPWATLGEEGEARLAEHAVTVRCLVAEDGSVPETEDAPGNVAVVARAY; encoded by the coding sequence ATGGCCAAGGCACCCGTACTCACACCGCGGGCGGACGACTTCCCCCGCTGGTACCAGGATCTGATCAACAAGGCGGAGCTGGCCGACAACGGCCCAGTGCGCGGCAGCATGGTGATCCGACCGTACGGATACGGCCTCTGGGAGCGGATGCAGCAGGAGATGGACGCCCGGATCAAGGAGACGGGCACCCAGAACGCCTACTTCCCGGTCCTGATCCCGCAGTCGTACCTGGCCAGGGAGGCCGACCACGTCGAGGGCTTCGCGCCCGAACTCGCCGTGGTCACGCACGGCGGTGGCAAGGAACTCGAGGAGCCCGCGGTCGTCCGCCCCACCTCCGAGATGATCATCAACGAGTACTTCGCGAAGTGGGTGCAGAGCTACCGCGACCTGCCGTTGCTGATCAACCAGTGGGCCAACGTGGTCCGTTGGGAGCTGCGCCCCCGACTCTTCCTGCGGACGAGCGAGTTCCTCTGGCAGGAGGGCCACACCGCGCACGCCACGTACGAGGAGGCGCGCGACTTCGCCTCGCACATCCACCGCGAGGTCTACGAGGACTTGGGCCAGAACTTCGCCAAGGCATTCAACACCCGGTACCTGTCCAGGGAAGGCCGGCAGGAACTCGTCTGGCAGACCTCCTGGGGCTCGACGACCCGCATGATCGGCGCCCTGGTGATGATGCACGGCGACGACAACGGCCTGCGGGTCCCGCCGAACCTCGCGCAGATCCAGGTCGTCGTCCTCGCCATCAAGGGCGACGAGCCGGTTCTCGCCAAGGTCCGCGAGATCGGCGACCGGCTGAAGGCGGCGGGCGTACGCGTGCGGGTGGACGACCGTACGGACATCCCCTTCGGGCGCCGCGCCGTCGACTGGGAACTGAAGGGCGTGCCCGTACGGATCGAGGTCGGCCCCCGTGACCTGGAGAACGGCACGGCGATGCTGGCCCGCCGCATCCCGGGAGGCAAGGAGCCGGTGGCCGTCGACGCCCTCGTCGGACTGCTCCCCGGGGTCCTGGAGGAGGACCAGGCACTGCTGCTGAAGCAGTCGCGCGAGCGGCGACTGTCCCGTACGTCGGAGGTGTCGACGATCGAGGAGGCCGTGGAGGCGGCCGGCGCCGGCGGGTGGGCGCGCATCCCGTGGGCGACACTCGGCGAAGAAGGCGAGGCCAGACTGGCCGAGCACGCCGTGACCGTACGGTGTCTGGTCGCCGAGGACGGGTCGGTGCCCGAGACCGAGGACGCGCCCGGTAACGTCGCGGTCGTCGCGCGCGCTTACTGA
- a CDS encoding SAM-dependent methyltransferase — protein sequence MSPTLVRQHLSPTGPASRVDRSARARDWSEIQERMLVPLYEAVYERLEVGPRTRLLGLGCGSGLALLMAASRGAAVTGVEPAAPERLALARQRLLPDPPGGQVRGDTRLVDGSPEDAADATTPAYSLVTAFEPIGCLAGDSAGLGALLAAATPLAAHGAPVVLVGWGPPERCATSAVLRVARKPTDPPRGDVSWRPALRDDLEEVAQRAGLTLDGSGRVACPFGYADVTSAVRGLLSTGLFDAAIAATDSAQVDKELTEALHPYRRRDRTVWMPNVFRYLIARVP from the coding sequence ATGTCACCTACGCTCGTGCGGCAGCACCTGTCCCCCACGGGACCCGCGTCCCGCGTGGACCGGAGTGCACGCGCGCGTGACTGGTCGGAGATCCAGGAACGGATGCTGGTGCCGCTCTACGAGGCCGTCTACGAGCGACTGGAAGTGGGCCCTCGTACGCGCCTGCTCGGCCTCGGCTGCGGTTCCGGGCTCGCCCTGCTGATGGCCGCCTCGAGAGGCGCCGCGGTCACCGGAGTCGAGCCCGCCGCCCCGGAACGGCTGGCGCTGGCACGGCAACGGCTGCTCCCGGACCCGCCCGGCGGGCAGGTGCGCGGCGACACCCGGCTGGTCGACGGCTCACCCGAGGACGCGGCGGACGCCACGACGCCCGCGTACAGCCTGGTGACCGCCTTCGAGCCCATCGGGTGCCTCGCGGGCGACTCGGCGGGCCTGGGCGCACTGCTGGCCGCCGCGACGCCGCTCGCCGCGCACGGGGCTCCGGTGGTGCTGGTGGGCTGGGGTCCGCCGGAGCGGTGCGCCACGTCGGCCGTGCTGCGCGTCGCCAGGAAGCCGACGGATCCGCCGCGCGGCGACGTCAGTTGGCGCCCGGCGCTGCGCGACGACCTGGAGGAGGTCGCCCAGCGGGCCGGGCTCACGTTGGACGGCTCGGGCCGGGTCGCCTGCCCCTTCGGCTACGCGGACGTCACCAGCGCCGTACGCGGGCTGCTGTCGACCGGACTGTTCGACGCGGCGATCGCCGCGACGGATTCGGCGCAGGTCGACAAGGAGCTGACGGAGGCACTGCATCCGTACCGGCGGCGGGACCGGACCGTGTGGATGCCGAACGTGTTCCGGTACCTCATCGCGCGAGTGCCGTGA